Below is a window of Dethiosulfovibrio peptidovorans DNA.
GTTTTTATCGGGCAGGGAGCTGTTTGGAACGGAGCGGTATTCCAGCTGCTCATTAATGATCTTGATAAAAGGGGTATAGGGCTGAGCAGCGTAGGTCCTCTTCTCAGGGTGATCCCTCTGGCCGAAAGGGCTGCCTGCATGGTCACGGTATCGTCCTCTCAGGTAGAGGTATGTGCTGCTTTTCGGTTTTGTGAGTCGGTTCAATGGGCTCTGTCTGACGGTTTTCTCTCAGCGCCGTTTCGTGAACTGTGGGGAGACGTCGTGTCTGTGCGCTTTTATAATGAAGGGCGGCAGTATTTCGCCCTTTCCGGTGCTGCTTTTGAGAAATCTCTCTATGCTACGCTGGATGGCGATCTGGTTTTGCTGGCATCGTCACGTGATCTGTTGTCTTTGATGCTCGACACCCTTTATCATCGGAAGGAGATTTTCTCGCCTGTATGGATGCTGGAACCCTTGTGGGATTCGCATCTGGAGGTTCGAGATACAGACGGTGGTTTTCACGGTGCGTGGTGTTTGTCGAACGATGAGGGGGTCTTTGAATGGTATGTTCAGGGAATTGACCACCTCAAGAGTTTTTGGGCTCCTCGCCGATGGGACGATTTTCTTCCCGAAGTGTCTCGTCCTCTGTCCTCAATGATCGGGATTGCTCAGCCTCACCGGATGGTGGTGACCATCGGCGGTCAGGCCAGGCTTCTCTCGGCTCCCTTTCCAGGGATGAGCGTTACGGTTTGGGGCGACGGTCCCGTTCGGGATGGTATTCATGATCTGTGGCAGGATATCGTCTCCTCAGGGATGGCTGGGAGTTGTGATGTCGATCTGGGGGGAGATATTGAGGTGCCATTCCCGATGGTCGTTCGTTTGGAGCCGAACAGGTCATTTATTGCCTTGGGGCGATCCGAGGTCATGGATTCATTGATGCCCCGGGAGCTGGACGATGTTATTCCTGGTCCTTGGAGGTTGAGTCTTCTCTGGGGGCACGTGGAAGGGGCACTTTGTGCCAAGGCTCTGGAGGGGATGATCAAGTCAGAGGGAATTGTCTTTCCGTCGGTTTGGGGGCAATCACCCTTCGCCTATCGATCGTCTTTGATCGCTTTAACTCGATGGCTTCGATCAGTGGGAACTCTCTCGTTCGTGGTTCCCGAGATCGATAGAGGAATTCTTTTGTGGAAAGAACCATGACGGCCGTATAACCGTCCGTGTTTGGAGGCTTCTGTATATGAGCGAAAATGGGTTTACGATTCTTGAGGAACGGGGATATATCGAGTGGAGCAGCCATCCCCAGGAAATGGAGGCCCTGTTTCAGGAGGGGCGAGTCACGGCTTATGTGGGGTTTGATCCCACGGCGGACAGTCTTCATGTCGGGCACCTTGTTCCCCTGATGGGTTTGGCCTGGCTTCAGCGTCTGGGGCATAGGCCTATTCTTCTGGCCGGTGGTGGGACGGGCATGATCGGCGATCCCTCGGGGAAGAGTAAGGAACGAAACCTTCTGTCCATTGAGCAGATTCGCTCCAACGTGGAGGCTGTTAAGGAGCAGCTTGCCCACTTTGTGAGCTTCGATTCGGGGGAGACTGGGGCGATTTTGGTCAACAACTACGACTGGTTGAGTTCCATATCCTTTCTCGACTTTCTGCGAGATGTGGGAAAGCATTTTACTGTAAATTATATGGTGGCCAAGGAACATGTTCGTTCGAGGCTGACCAACCCGGATAAGAGCATTTCCTTTACCGAGTTTTCTTATACTCTGCTTCAGGCGTACGATTTTCTCCATCTTCACCGGACGTACGGGTGTCGACTTCAGATGGGAGGGAACGATCAGCAGGGGAACATCGTGTCGGGGTTGGACCTGATCCGGAAGACGGATGGGGCTCAGGTGTACGGCACTACCAATCCGCTGTTGCTCACCTCTTCGGGGACAAAATTTGGCAAAACTGAAGAGGGAGCGGTATGGCTCGATCCCAAGAGGACATCGCCGTACCGGTTCTATCAGTTTTGGGTGAACACCGAAGACGTTCAGGTTGAAACGCTGCTTAAGCTCTTCACTTTTATGCCCTTAGACGAGATTGCTCGTATTATGGAGCTCCACAGGGAGGCTCCCGAACGTCGAGAGGCCCAGAAAGCTTTGGCTTTCGCCGTTACAGCCTTGCTTCACGGACGAGGAGCTGCCCAAACCTCTCGACGAGCCAGCGATATTCTCTTCGGTGGAGGCTTTGATCCTGTGGATCTTTCTTCCGATATGATGGAGATTCTGGCCTCGGAGGCACCTTTTTCTCGGGTGTCCATTCCATCAGCGTTGCCCGATCTCATGGTGGCAGCTCAGGCGGCCAGTAGCAAAGGCGAGGCTCGACGACTGGTGTGCGGTGGTGGCGTTTCGTTGAATGGGCGGCGTATCGACGACGACCGTCTGGAGGTCGATTCTTCCTGGCTGTTGGAGTCTGGGTATCTCTTTTTGAAGGTAGGGAAGCGGCGGTTTTTCGTCGTTCAGGCTGAGAACCTGTAGTTTTACAAATTCTCCCGAAAAGGAGGTCGTGCCGATGCGGTCGAATGGGTGGGTGTGGTTTCTTTCAGAGTCTCTTCGTTACTGGGAAATTTTATCAATTGGTCTCACTGCTCGTCAGTTGGGGGCCGATGGTCTGCGACTGACGGTCATCTCCGGGAGCGGTTTTTTCCCGAGCTCGCTTGTGGACGTCGTCTCTTGGAAGAGCCTGAGTGGCTTCCGCCGTGCCCGTATCGCTTCGACCTATGGTCAGCTTTGGCATCTTTGGGGAC
It encodes the following:
- a CDS encoding tyrosine--tRNA ligase; this translates as MSENGFTILEERGYIEWSSHPQEMEALFQEGRVTAYVGFDPTADSLHVGHLVPLMGLAWLQRLGHRPILLAGGGTGMIGDPSGKSKERNLLSIEQIRSNVEAVKEQLAHFVSFDSGETGAILVNNYDWLSSISFLDFLRDVGKHFTVNYMVAKEHVRSRLTNPDKSISFTEFSYTLLQAYDFLHLHRTYGCRLQMGGNDQQGNIVSGLDLIRKTDGAQVYGTTNPLLLTSSGTKFGKTEEGAVWLDPKRTSPYRFYQFWVNTEDVQVETLLKLFTFMPLDEIARIMELHREAPERREAQKALAFAVTALLHGRGAAQTSRRASDILFGGGFDPVDLSSDMMEILASEAPFSRVSIPSALPDLMVAAQAASSKGEARRLVCGGGVSLNGRRIDDDRLEVDSSWLLESGYLFLKVGKRRFFVVQAENL